The stretch of DNA TCTTTTTTGGACGGTGATATTGCTGTCTGATCTGTTGCCGTATTTGTTTTCGTATGACGAAAAAGCCATAAGAGCCTATTTTTTCTGTCCGGTCAATGAAAAGGAAATGATTCTGTCGAAAAATTTTTCACTTCTTGTCATCGTCCTGCTTTTTCAGCTCGCAGTGTGTGGATTGGGCCGGCTTGAGTTGCGGGACATGTTCAGTGCGGAGATCATTCAAGGTCTGATCATCGCGGCATTTTATCTCTACTTTGTCAGCGTCACAGCAAGCACGTATTCAACCATTATAAGTCCGAGAAAGGTTCGGTACGGCGCCGTTCTCGGGCGAAGTTTCCATCGTGGCGTTTTTGTAGTATGCCTGTTTGCGGCCGCCTTGCCGGTGTCAATATATAGCTTTTTTTCGCTTGATTTTCGACTCGTAACCACAAGCCTGTCCGTCATGGCATGGGCAATTTACATCATCAGCCTCAAGCCGTTATCAAGAAAACTGGCTGAGAATAAGGAAGATTTTGTTCACGAAATATCTGGTTGAATTCATATGCAATCTATCGACATACGTAAATTATCTAAGAATTTTTGTTTCAAAACTGCTGTAAACGATTTGAACCTTCAGGTTGAGCAGGGAACTGTTTTGGGTTTTATTGGTCCGAATGGCGCCGGAAAAACCACGACTGTAAACATGTTAACAGGAATTCTGCCGCCGACTTCGGGCACAATAAGATTATTAGGTTTGGATTTTGAGCAAGAAGCTATAACTATTAAGCAACGTATTGGAGTTGTTCCGGAGGATCTCGCCTTGTTTGAACACCTTAGAGGCCGAGAACAGCTTTATTTTACGTCTCGTATTTATGGGATGCAGAAAGCTAACATAGAAGAGCGTACGGATGAACTTTTTGAGGTTTTCGGGTTGCAAGGTCAAGAGGACAAATTCGTTCATGAATATTCTAAAGGCATGAAAAAAAACTTGCTTTTATGTGTGCCATCATTCATGAGCCGGAAATTCTGTTCTTAGACGAACCTTTTGAGGGCTTAGATCCGATTTCGACAAAGGCTATACAAGATAATCTAAAGCTGATGTCACAGAATGGTGTTACGGTGTTTTTGACTTCTCATAATCTTTCGATGGTGGAAGAATTGTGCACCGAAGTTGCCATTATCCATGAAGGGTCGTTAGTATTTCAAAGTCCAACCATAGATATTCGGAGCCGGATCAAAGACGAGTTAAGTGGTGAGACCTATGGAGATTTGGAACAGTTGTTTCTTGATTTAGTCTCATCGAATAACGAAACGCGTTATCTGTCATGGCTTAAAAAGCAAAGGATTCAATAAGTATCACTGTTATGAGATTCCTAGTGAAAACAAACGCTATCTCATTCTAATTCAAAATTTTAAAAAATTCAAGATTGTTTGTTTTCATAAAGTCAAGCTGTAAAAAATAACGATTTCGTTAAAAAATCGTTGACAAATCACAAAATGTTTATTATCTTGACAAAAGAAATTTTAAATCGATCGACTGGTCCTAAATCAAACGACAGCCCTTCCCAAATTTGAAAAAAAGACAAAATATCAATAAAGGTTAACTTATTGTCGTAATTTTGTGCGTTTTTCCTTGATTTTCTAAGACGAAGGCCGTATATTTTTAGCGACCCGAACAGTATTTTCCTTCAAAGGAGGTTTGTCATGAAGAAAAAACTGTTCGCACTCGCAGTAATAGCCTCACTTTACGTGCTTTTCATCTTAGCCTTCACCGCTTTGGACAATCAGGGGAAAGTAAGTAAGTTCTTTTCTGACGTTGGTTTAAGCAATGAAACGGCTATGGCGTCCACCGATTTAAAATCTAAATCGAATCCAACACCAAGTATAAAAAGTCCAATGCCGAAGCCAGAGAAGCCTAAGCCGAAACCAACTGATAGTGTTTAATAGAGTAAATAAGTAGACGTATAATTATCTCATCTTCTGTTCGGGTCAATATGTTTAAAAAGGTTTTTGGTATTCACTTTAGGATCATTAACATTTGGTTTGGTTTCGGATTGTTTTTAATTGTCATTTCCAACCTACCTCACCAAAGGTGTGCCAATATTTTCCTGGATCAATGTATCTCTATATTTTCTTTTGTTTCTACAATGTCTGTATTTGTTTTTACAAGCTCAAAGCAATAAATTTATCTTTTTGAACATCGCACTTTTTTCTCTGATAAGTTGCTTGGGCGTTACATATATTTTTATTGGCGAAGAAAATCTATTTGGTAGTTACAATCTGGCTTTGACTTTATATGAATACCAAACCATTGCTCTTAACTTTTCGTTTACACTGTGTATCGTTTACATTTGTATAAAATATCTTTTCAGAAATTTTAGCCCACTCCGCATTTACGCTATCAGCTTATCAATAATCTTACCTATTCTGATCTGGCATTTTTATCCATTCTTTCTCGATAAGTATTACATACTTGACCACGGAGCACTTTTCGACAAAAACCTGTTATATTTTAATTTTCTACCGTTGTTTTTTCTCATTTTTTTTGGTATTCTGTTATACAGATATGATAAGTCACTGGGAGAGCATCTCAACGCTATTATGGTGTGCTTTTTTATCATGACTATTACGGATATCACAAATTTGTTAGGTTATGTTTATCATATTATGATTTTCCAATTGACTCAATACATACTCTTAATTACTCTGTCATTCTTTTTAATTACCATGTTTAAGTTACTAAACCATTCTTACTCAGCATTTGGACGATTTTATGATTCAATTATCGTTGAAAGAAAAAATCTTGGTGTTCCAATCAAAAGGAAAAAAAGTACCGGAGTTTTAATCCTGCATTTTGCAAGAGCCTATTTTCACCAGCGGCGCAATAGCATCACTTTCGGCACTTTATTTTTCATCTTTTTAATAAACTATTTTGAGGTGCCAATTTTTGTAAAGTTGAATTTAGCAGTACTTTCTTTCGGAGTATTTATTCTGTTTTTTTATCTTACCGTGCTTTATCAAAAACGATCAAAGGAGGGAAATCTAATTAATTAAATTCTAATATTAAAAGGGTTAAGAGATATGAATTTAAATAATACATCTATGCACCAGCCTGGTAATCACAGATTTATTGGAAATAGTCCGGAGGCAAAACGTATTAACCGGGCGATTAAAAAGTTTGCCAAAGTAGACAGCAGTGTTTTGTTAGTGGGGGAGACAGGGGTAGGAAAGGAATATATAGCCGAAAAAATTCATTTACTGAGCTCGCGAAAGAATCGTTCTTTTGTGTCGATAAATTGCTCCGCCCTTGGGTACACGATTGGCAAAAGGGAACTATTCGGAGAAGAAACCGAGGCAAATGGCACAATTCAGCGAACAATTGGGTTGTTAGAGAAAGCCAATAACGGAGTGCTGTTCCTTGACTACATCGATGAGACTCCACTTGAGCACCAGTTTGAATTGCTGCAGGTTATCCGGGAGAAGAGGTTTAGACGAATCGGTGGAAAGGATAACATACCGCTCGATGTCCGGATAATATCAGCATGTAACGGCGAGATGGAACACACCATTGAAAGCAAAAAATTCAGAAAAGATTTATACTTTTTATTAAAAACGCTTTCAATCAATGTTCCGGCCTTAAAGAGCAGAAAACAGGATATCCCTGAGTTATTTATCTATTTCCTCAAAAATTATTGCCACGAAAATCAATTGGATATTCCGGCTGTTCCTGCCGAGATTTTCGAGTCGATTCTTGAATACGATTGGCAAGGCAATATAAGGGAGTTGAAAGACTGCGTTGAAAACCTGGTGATGATGTCGCCTGAAGGTGAGCTTTCAACGGAATTTTTGCCGTTTGAAACTCAGCGACATCCATTGGACTTTCTTGAAATTGGAAACCTTAAAGGTGTTATTTCTGACGTTGAAACTTATCTTATTAAGAAAGCTTTGGGCAAGTTTGCCGGTAACCAGGTAAAAGCAGCACGTTGTCTTGGCGTACCGGAAGCAACCTTGCGTTTCAAAATGAAGAAATACGCAATACCCAGGGACTGACTTTAAACAACAGCGGACGGGGAAACTTCAACTGAGATTTACCAACTTCGTCTCCCCTTGTTGTTTTGATACACGAATTCTTGAGTTGTACCGTCCGCTTTTCCAACGATCACCAAGTTTGTATGTCCGACGAACAAACCGTTTTCTAGCACACCGGGAATAGAATTAATTTCACGCTCTAATTTATCAGGCTGCCTGATTTGTTTGAAATTGCAGTCCAGAACGTAGTTTTGATTGTCCGTTAGAAAAATTTCCCCACTTTTTTTTCTTAAGTTAACTTCACACCCGAGAGTTCTTAATTTTTTCTGGACAAATGTCCAGCCAAAAGGAAGGACCTCAACGGCCAAGGGAAAAGCTCCAAGAGTTTCTACCAATTTCGCTTCATCGACAATAATAATTTCCTTTTTGCTTGCGGCTGCAACAATTTTCTCTCGCGTTAAAGCACCGCCGCCGCCTTTGATTAAGTTTCCCTGTGCATCGACCTCATCGGCCCCGTCAATCGTGACACCTACTTCTTTAAATTCAGTCAAGAGGGGTATATTATTTTCTTTTGCCAATCTCTCAGTTTCTAAAGATGTAGCAACTCCTTGAACTTTAAGACCAGCGGCAACTCTATGCCCGATAAATTCGATTGCGAACTTTGCGGTCGAGCCTGTGCCAAGGCCGACTATCATGTTATTTTGGACGTAAGTAACTGCTTTTTCAGCAGCTGTTTTTTTGGCTTCAGGAAGCGCCATAATCTGAAATCCTTTTTCACAAATGATTTAATTCAACGTTGGTTTTTTTGAGGTTTTTGAAAAATTTAGAGGAATATAAAAATCTAAATCATGGAAGGCAAGTGCGAATTGAAACTAAAACTTTTTTACTAATCCGACTTTGAAATACCGGTTATCCGAATAGCTGTCGTAATCTAATTTTAGTCCCAGGTTTTGCTTTTCATGGCGTTTGTTAAATTTGAAAACGGCCAATGTTGAGTGGATTGCGCTTATTGCGTGGTTAGTAAAAATGAAGGCGAGGGTTAAATCTGCACGATTGCGGGCACGATCGCTGCTGATTCTCATATCATCAAACTTGCGGCGGTTTTGCTCGCTGTCCCATTTCCAAAAAAAAGTCTCAGTGTCTGTGTAGACGGCGTTAACGTCTCGATTCCTTAGTTGGGCTTGATTGTATGCAAGAATATCGCCATAGTTGCTGATGTCGGTAAAATATGTATCCGATTTACCTTCTAAATTGACTCCCGCGTTCTGCACAGAAAAGTTACGGTAATCGTTCTCAAGCCAATTGCCCCAGGTTGTCAACCCTATAAAGGATCCCCAAAGCAGTACTTCGCTTGCAATAAACACTTTCATTATGGTCCTGGATTCAGCATAGTGCTGTCCCCAGCCGGGGAGAAGCAGTGATTGCAAAAATGCGCGCCCTTTCTTTTTTGACGCCCTACCTTGATTTTCCGTTAAAAGCCAACTGTTTGCAAAATTCTGTGGTTCCTTATTAGCATCCTCAGAGGAGCTGCTGTTGAGAATTTTTTGTTTGAATTTAAATTGCTCTAACGAAGGTGCGAGATTCTTAATTCTATAGCTTTTTTTCTCAGCGGGAGCAGAAAGTAGGGTAGAGCTTAGTAGAACCAAAAAAAGTAAAGCAAACGTGTTTTTTACCATGTCACCCCTAACCTCAGGACCGGAATAATTTCAGTTTGATAGATCTGCTGCCTAACGCTTAACCCAGCCTGCACTCTGCGGTTGAATCTTTTTGTCGTCCAGGCAGCGTCCAGAGCACTGACGACATGATTAAGCAGAAGCAGCGAAGCCAGGGTGGTCGCACGTTTGAAATTACGATCGGAATCGTCTTGCAGTTCTGTGTAAGAAGTTCTCTGCGGAGAAATAGTCCTTAAGTCTTTGCCATTCAGCTCTCCACTTTGGTAGTGGGCGTAAGTGAATGGTTCTTCACCGATCTCTTCCGGTAAAATTTCTTCCCGAAATTCCTGCCAGCCAATGATAAATTGATTGTACTTGCCGATGTTTTCATAATATGGCTGATTTTTTTCCTCAGGTAAAAAGTGAGAAAAGTTAGCACGTTCAAAACTGCGTAAATCATCCATGTTATTGCAGCTGCCGCCGCAGATTTCTTCCATCCAATTCCAGTAAGCATTTTCATCCCATAGGGCATTTGCATCGGCTTCAAACTGATCCTCTAAAAGGTCTCCTCGACTATTAAAGCGAAAATGACCGGTTAAAGCCGCCGCTTCTATGACAAGGAACGCGAGCCCCTTTAGGTAAGAGCGCGAATAAATTTGGCCGCTTCCCGGAACAACTGCCGAGAAAAGCAGAGCTTTGGGAACAGACTTAGCTCCGTTTTGGGGAGGCGAATTCTGAGCTTGCGGTTGAAAATTTTTGAAAAACTCAAACCTTGAATTGTTCTCAATTAAGGAATTAGTTAATATTTCACTGGCGGTTTGCCCTTTTTC from candidate division KSB1 bacterium encodes:
- a CDS encoding ABC transporter ATP-binding protein, encoding MNLQVEQGTVLGFIGPNGAGKTTTVNMLTGILPPTSGTIRLLGLDFEQEAITIKQRIGVVPEDLALFEHLRGREQLYFTSRIYGMQKANIEERTDELFEVFGLQGQEDKFVHEYSKGMKKNLLLCVPSFMSRKFCS
- a CDS encoding sigma-54-dependent Fis family transcriptional regulator; the protein is MNLNNTSMHQPGNHRFIGNSPEAKRINRAIKKFAKVDSSVLLVGETGVGKEYIAEKIHLLSSRKNRSFVSINCSALGYTIGKRELFGEETEANGTIQRTIGLLEKANNGVLFLDYIDETPLEHQFELLQVIREKRFRRIGGKDNIPLDVRIISACNGEMEHTIESKKFRKDLYFLLKTLSINVPALKSRKQDIPELFIYFLKNYCHENQLDIPAVPAEIFESILEYDWQGNIRELKDCVENLVMMSPEGELSTEFLPFETQRHPLDFLEIGNLKGVISDVETYLIKKALGKFAGNQVKAARCLGVPEATLRFKMKKYAIPRD
- the rpiA gene encoding ribose-5-phosphate isomerase RpiA, translating into MALPEAKKTAAEKAVTYVQNNMIVGLGTGSTAKFAIEFIGHRVAAGLKVQGVATSLETERLAKENNIPLLTEFKEVGVTIDGADEVDAQGNLIKGGGGALTREKIVAAASKKEIIIVDEAKLVETLGAFPLAVEVLPFGWTFVQKKLRTLGCEVNLRKKSGEIFLTDNQNYVLDCNFKQIRQPDKLEREINSIPGVLENGLFVGHTNLVIVGKADGTTQEFVYQNNKGRRSW